A single genomic interval of Bradyrhizobium sp. CCBAU 53338 harbors:
- a CDS encoding sugar ABC transporter substrate-binding protein, whose translation MKFRTLLGVAAILALTGVSAPAADKDAADIAVEAAKKYAGTTISIVWEAGLQSLDPLNYSGPKWEKLTGIKVKVVEVPTDQMFTKIMQDFKSGAGAYDALNVIPSWMPDLARAGALEPLDKYVDKFGYRDELQDIAAAYRDNQMQYDGKIFGFPDDGDVMLLYYRKDIFEDPKMKEGFKAKFGYELAPPKDWKQLDDIGQFITDKMAPKVYGAGFFRTAPYPQYMFQERFRMEGGKFFNADTMKSTVNSDVGLKVFKQMLAENKFMPPGVEQWNFVDNLAAFLQGTTAMTISWPPYGRWAAGYGSGEEALKWVPKSQVAGKVGYALTPLGRPELGVGFDLSVSATSKNKEAAYLFIQWLNSKKTSLERVQLPYTLRDPFRLSHYASEKYRALWPDAPAYLDTIKTSGEKGLLDLSLLQQDKYDEAMTKAISSLWAGEDPKTILDRMAQQFDAITEKVGIENQKAVYKVWAAKPGAYPQ comes from the coding sequence ATGAAGTTCAGGACATTGTTGGGCGTGGCCGCTATCCTTGCGCTCACAGGTGTATCGGCTCCTGCCGCTGATAAGGATGCCGCCGACATTGCTGTCGAAGCAGCAAAGAAATATGCGGGCACGACGATCAGTATCGTCTGGGAGGCGGGCCTTCAATCGCTCGACCCGCTCAACTATTCGGGTCCGAAATGGGAGAAGCTCACTGGCATCAAGGTGAAGGTGGTCGAGGTGCCGACCGACCAGATGTTCACCAAGATCATGCAGGATTTCAAGTCGGGCGCCGGGGCCTATGACGCACTGAACGTCATTCCATCCTGGATGCCCGACCTGGCCCGGGCCGGAGCGCTCGAGCCCCTGGACAAATATGTCGACAAGTTCGGCTATCGCGACGAGTTGCAGGACATCGCCGCAGCCTATCGCGACAACCAGATGCAGTATGACGGCAAGATCTTCGGCTTCCCGGACGACGGCGATGTGATGCTGCTCTACTACCGCAAAGACATTTTCGAGGATCCGAAGATGAAGGAGGGGTTCAAGGCCAAGTTCGGCTACGAGCTCGCTCCGCCCAAGGATTGGAAGCAGCTTGACGACATCGGACAGTTCATCACTGACAAGATGGCGCCCAAGGTCTATGGCGCCGGCTTCTTCCGAACTGCGCCTTATCCGCAATACATGTTCCAGGAACGTTTCCGCATGGAGGGCGGCAAGTTCTTCAATGCCGATACGATGAAATCGACGGTGAACAGCGATGTCGGCCTGAAGGTCTTCAAGCAGATGTTGGCCGAGAACAAGTTCATGCCACCAGGCGTGGAGCAATGGAATTTCGTCGACAACTTGGCCGCGTTCCTCCAGGGCACCACCGCCATGACGATCTCCTGGCCCCCTTATGGGCGTTGGGCCGCCGGCTACGGCTCGGGCGAGGAAGCGCTGAAATGGGTACCCAAATCGCAAGTCGCCGGCAAGGTCGGGTATGCGCTCACGCCCCTCGGTCGCCCGGAGCTTGGCGTCGGTTTCGACCTGTCCGTCTCGGCCACGAGCAAGAACAAGGAGGCCGCTTATCTCTTCATCCAATGGCTGAACAGCAAGAAGACCAGCCTTGAGCGCGTGCAGCTCCCCTATACGCTCCGCGATCCCTTCCGCCTGTCGCACTACGCGAGCGAGAAATACCGTGCGCTCTGGCCTGATGCTCCTGCCTATCTCGACACGATCAAGACATCTGGCGAGAAGGGCCTGCTCGATCTCTCCCTGCTGCAGCAGGACAAGTACGACGAGGCGATGACCAAGGCCATTTCGAGCCTCTGGGCCGGCGAAGATCCGAAGACCATTCTCGACCGCATGGCGCAGCAGTTTGATGCCATCACCGAGAAGGTGGGCATTGAAAACCAGAAGGCGGTTTATAAGGTCTGGGCAGCAAAACCAGGCGCTTATCCGCAATAG
- a CDS encoding carbohydrate ABC transporter permease: MMTFSLSFNGTEHRRPSRLGRVLEDRLPYLIVAPAILVLLLVGLFPLIYSLIVSFQRITMTDNDTSFAGLLNYAELFRDTRLWASLGHTAIITAIALPLELLIGFLMAQLFIDRMPGRQLFVALLVLPTVISPIVAGATWRLLFDVRFGPIGEILSFFAGEPIRILWTVNPAYVYPAIIICEVWQWSPFMFLLLLAALSNVDQSQLEAAEIDGASYLRVLRAIILPAIAPVIAVACLIRGLDLVRIFDIIWALTEGGPGSMTETISLYTYVQGFSQFETSYTAAISFLVIALLTLITTLVLKRMEIAR; encoded by the coding sequence ATGATGACGTTCTCTTTAAGCTTTAATGGCACTGAACATCGCCGCCCGAGCCGGCTCGGGCGTGTGCTCGAGGACCGCCTACCCTATCTCATCGTTGCGCCCGCAATATTGGTTCTTCTCCTCGTCGGCCTCTTTCCCCTCATCTACTCGTTGATCGTGAGCTTCCAGCGCATCACGATGACGGACAATGATACGTCTTTCGCCGGCTTGCTGAACTATGCGGAGTTGTTCAGAGATACCCGTTTGTGGGCATCGCTCGGCCACACCGCGATCATCACAGCAATCGCCCTGCCTCTCGAGCTACTGATCGGCTTCCTGATGGCGCAGCTCTTCATCGACCGCATGCCCGGGCGCCAGCTCTTCGTCGCGCTCTTGGTGCTGCCGACGGTGATCTCTCCGATTGTTGCTGGTGCGACCTGGCGCCTGTTGTTCGACGTCCGCTTTGGTCCCATCGGTGAGATACTCAGCTTTTTCGCCGGCGAACCGATCCGGATCCTGTGGACCGTCAACCCTGCTTACGTCTATCCGGCGATCATCATCTGCGAAGTTTGGCAGTGGTCGCCGTTCATGTTTCTGCTGCTGCTCGCTGCGTTGTCCAATGTCGATCAGTCTCAACTGGAGGCTGCTGAGATCGATGGGGCATCGTATCTGCGCGTGCTTCGCGCGATCATTCTGCCGGCGATCGCGCCCGTGATAGCTGTTGCATGCCTTATCCGCGGCCTCGACCTCGTGCGCATCTTCGACATCATCTGGGCCCTCACCGAAGGCGGGCCGGGCTCGATGACCGAGACGATTTCACTCTACACCTATGTGCAGGGCTTCTCGCAATTCGAAACCAGCTACACCGCCGCGATCTCCTTCCTGGTGATTGCGCTGCTCACTCTCATTACCACGCTTGTCCTCAAGCGCATGGAGATTGCGCGATGA